A single region of the Salipaludibacillus sp. LMS25 genome encodes:
- the sdaAA gene encoding L-serine ammonia-lyase, iron-sulfur-dependent, subunit alpha, producing the protein MFRNVEELINLCEKEQLPISEIMIQQEMTVHDRSREDIVSQMEKNLHVMERAVNRGITEQVRSVSGLTGGDGKKLNDYIQLNETLSGHLMLDAVSKAMATNEVNAAMGTICATPTAGSAGVVPGTLFAVKEKLNPTHTQMINYLFTSGAFGFIIANNASISGAAGGCQAEVGSATGMAAAAIVEMAGGSPRQSAHAMAISLKNMLGLVCDPVAGLVEVPCVKRNAFGASNALVAADLALAGIESRIPCDEVIDAMYRIGETMPSMLRETGEGGLAATPTGKKYKEQIFGAMARQE; encoded by the coding sequence ATGTTTCGTAACGTAGAAGAACTTATTAACTTATGTGAAAAGGAACAGCTCCCCATTTCAGAAATCATGATTCAACAAGAAATGACTGTCCATGATAGAAGTCGTGAAGATATCGTATCACAGATGGAGAAAAATTTACATGTAATGGAAAGGGCAGTCAACAGGGGCATTACGGAACAAGTTAGGTCAGTATCAGGATTGACAGGCGGGGACGGCAAAAAATTAAATGACTATATCCAGTTAAATGAGACACTTTCAGGTCATTTAATGTTGGATGCTGTCAGTAAAGCGATGGCAACTAACGAAGTGAACGCTGCGATGGGAACGATTTGTGCCACACCAACTGCCGGTTCAGCAGGGGTTGTCCCCGGTACACTTTTTGCAGTAAAAGAAAAATTAAATCCTACTCACACTCAAATGATTAATTATTTATTTACGAGCGGGGCGTTTGGGTTCATCATCGCAAATAATGCATCCATTTCAGGAGCTGCGGGAGGTTGCCAAGCGGAAGTTGGCTCCGCCACTGGAATGGCAGCAGCAGCTATTGTAGAAATGGCAGGGGGCTCACCCCGACAGTCTGCTCATGCCATGGCTATTTCTCTTAAAAATATGTTAGGGCTCGTCTGTGACCCTGTAGCGGGGCTAGTGGAAGTCCCTTGTGTTAAACGAAATGCGTTTGGTGCCTCTAATGCCTTAGTAGCAGCTGACTTAGCATTAGCAGGGATTGAAAGCAGAATTCCATGTGATGAAGTAATTGATGCTATGTACCGTATTGGGGAAACGATGCCATCGATGTTAAGGGAAACTGGAGAGGGGGGGCTTGCTGCGACACCTACAGGAAAAAAATACAAAGAACAAATTTTTGGAGCGATGGCAAGACAGGAGTGA
- the sdaAB gene encoding L-serine ammonia-lyase, iron-sulfur-dependent subunit beta — MKYRSVFDIIGPIMVGPSSSHTAGAARIGLVARQLFQIEPEWAAFHLYGSFAKTYQGHGTDVALVGGVLGFNTYDQRMTRSFEFAKERGLTYSFHEEEAQMDHPNTVKIRLGNGNEEMELVGVSIGGGKVEVKELNGFELRLSGNHPAILVVHNDRYGAIASVSTKLAAYEINIGHMEVSRKEQGKEALMVIEVDQNISDTILTDIAELDNISKVTKIHE; from the coding sequence ATGAAATATAGAAGTGTATTTGACATTATCGGCCCCATTATGGTGGGGCCTTCCAGCTCCCATACAGCTGGAGCAGCGCGAATTGGCCTTGTGGCACGGCAGTTATTTCAGATTGAGCCTGAATGGGCAGCATTTCATTTATATGGCTCTTTTGCAAAAACCTATCAAGGGCACGGTACTGATGTAGCACTTGTAGGAGGTGTGCTCGGTTTTAATACGTATGATCAACGAATGACAAGGTCCTTTGAGTTTGCTAAAGAACGAGGACTGACATATTCTTTTCATGAAGAAGAGGCTCAAATGGATCACCCTAACACAGTTAAAATCCGGCTTGGAAACGGTAATGAAGAAATGGAATTAGTCGGGGTATCTATCGGTGGTGGCAAAGTAGAAGTGAAAGAGCTCAATGGGTTTGAACTACGATTAAGTGGGAATCATCCAGCCATTCTCGTCGTACACAATGATAGGTACGGGGCAATTGCGTCTGTATCCACAAAACTTGCCGCATATGAAATTAATATCGGTCATATGGAAGTGTCACGAAAAGAACAAGGAAAAGAAGCATTAATGGTGATTGAAGTGGATCAAAATATTAGCGACACAATTTTAACGGATATTGCTGAGCTTGATAACATAAGTAAAGTAACGAAAATTCACGAATAG
- a CDS encoding DegV family protein, which produces MGNVKIVTDSTADIPYDIQRELDISVVPLKVHFGEEETYEDGVDLTADEFYKKLAEKDVIPTTSQPTPHQFETEYRRLFEKEESDIISIHLSSKLSGTFQSAHIASKSLGEDIPVSVIDSKRASYAIGVIVVEVATIAKRGASKEECLARLDDLLKDTSVFFMVDTLEYLEKNGRIGKASAVLGSLLKIKPILSLNEAGEVYPFEKVRGYKKAVNKITQEFEKRYGTSDIHVGISHAQAEEAANSLMSDLRNHFSIKKEVITNIGPVIGTHVGPGTISVSVTKMTNN; this is translated from the coding sequence ATGGGTAATGTAAAGATCGTAACAGATTCGACTGCCGATATTCCCTATGACATACAACGTGAATTAGATATAAGTGTTGTGCCGTTAAAAGTACACTTCGGTGAAGAAGAAACGTATGAAGATGGCGTGGATTTAACAGCAGACGAATTCTATAAAAAGCTAGCGGAAAAGGATGTTATTCCAACCACTTCCCAGCCGACCCCTCATCAGTTTGAAACAGAGTATCGTCGTTTATTTGAAAAAGAGGAATCTGATATTATATCTATTCATTTGTCTTCGAAATTAAGCGGGACGTTTCAATCTGCTCATATCGCGTCCAAAAGTTTAGGAGAAGATATCCCTGTTTCAGTGATTGATTCTAAACGTGCTTCCTATGCTATAGGTGTCATAGTCGTCGAAGTGGCAACCATAGCCAAAAGAGGCGCTTCTAAAGAAGAGTGTCTTGCTCGTTTAGATGACCTATTAAAAGACACGTCAGTCTTTTTTATGGTAGATACATTAGAGTATTTAGAAAAGAACGGGCGTATTGGAAAAGCTTCTGCTGTTCTCGGTTCTTTACTGAAAATAAAACCGATCTTATCTTTAAATGAAGCAGGTGAAGTGTACCCTTTTGAAAAAGTGAGAGGGTACAAAAAAGCAGTTAATAAAATTACTCAAGAGTTTGAAAAGCGTTATGGCACTTCTGATATTCACGTAGGTATTTCGCATGCCCAAGCTGAAGAAGCGGCAAATTCGCTTATGAGTGACTTGCGTAACCACTTCTCAATTAAAAAAGAGGTCATAACGAATATTGGTCCCGTTATTGGTACACATGTAGGGCCTGGTACAATTTCAGTATCTGTAACTAAAATGACGAATAACTAA
- a CDS encoding DAK2 domain-containing protein — protein MTVTKIEGKKFAQMLIEGANNLSNQSKKIDALNVFPVPDGDTGTNMNLTITSGVKEVKAQSANHVGKIAASFAKGLLMGARGNSGVILSQLFRGFSKSVEEKETIDAKQLSQAFEYGVNMAYKAVMKPVEGTILTVAKDAAKQGVEFSQTESNVMSVMESIVKEAAESLERTPDLLPVLKEVGVVDSGGQGLLTIYEGFLAVLKGETVANSVTQDEPTMNELVKLEHHQSVQSHMATEDIEYGYCTEVMVKFEEDKTAEHPFSEDAFRNELNEFGDSLLVVSDEDLLKIHIHVEYPGNVITAAQKYGSLVNVKVENMREQHTSILEEDKSDAPRPKEEKKAEFAIVTVGMGAGIAELFKGLGVNKVIEGGQTMNPSTEDFIKAIDECHAEKIILLPNNSNIIMAAEQAASVSDLEVAVVPSKSVPQGLAAMLSFNMSQSLEQNATDMKDAMQQVKTGEVTYAVRDTSLNGVEINKGDFMGIHEKTIISTGNSVQTVAKELIDKMIGDDGEIVTIIYGKERSEEEANELIAYIEDKHEEVEVEVHAGDQPLYSYILSVE, from the coding sequence GTGACAGTCACAAAGATAGAAGGTAAAAAGTTTGCCCAAATGCTCATTGAAGGCGCGAACAACCTTTCAAATCAGTCGAAAAAAATTGATGCACTCAACGTTTTCCCGGTACCTGATGGTGATACGGGAACAAATATGAATTTGACGATCACATCTGGCGTTAAAGAAGTTAAAGCTCAATCAGCCAACCATGTAGGTAAAATAGCGGCAAGTTTTGCTAAAGGATTGCTTATGGGAGCGAGAGGAAATTCAGGCGTTATCTTATCCCAGTTATTTCGAGGCTTTTCGAAATCAGTGGAAGAGAAAGAAACAATTGATGCGAAACAGTTGAGTCAAGCTTTTGAATACGGAGTTAATATGGCTTATAAAGCTGTCATGAAACCTGTAGAAGGTACCATCCTTACGGTAGCAAAAGATGCTGCTAAACAAGGGGTGGAATTCAGTCAAACCGAATCTAATGTGATGTCGGTAATGGAATCCATCGTAAAGGAAGCGGCGGAGTCCTTAGAACGAACACCTGATTTACTTCCTGTCTTAAAGGAAGTAGGAGTAGTCGATTCCGGAGGGCAGGGTCTTCTCACTATTTATGAAGGATTTCTCGCGGTCTTAAAAGGGGAAACAGTGGCGAATTCAGTAACTCAAGATGAGCCGACGATGAATGAACTTGTAAAGCTTGAACATCACCAATCTGTTCAGAGTCACATGGCAACAGAAGATATTGAATACGGTTACTGCACAGAAGTAATGGTGAAGTTTGAAGAAGACAAGACGGCTGAACATCCATTTAGTGAAGATGCGTTTAGAAACGAATTAAATGAATTTGGTGATTCCCTTCTCGTAGTGTCTGATGAAGACTTACTTAAAATCCATATTCATGTTGAATATCCTGGGAATGTGATTACAGCAGCCCAAAAATACGGCTCTCTTGTAAATGTAAAAGTTGAAAATATGCGTGAACAGCACACATCTATTCTTGAAGAGGACAAGTCTGATGCTCCACGACCTAAGGAAGAAAAGAAAGCAGAATTTGCTATTGTTACCGTAGGTATGGGAGCAGGCATTGCAGAACTGTTCAAAGGATTGGGTGTAAACAAGGTGATTGAAGGCGGTCAAACTATGAACCCTTCTACCGAAGATTTTATTAAAGCAATTGACGAGTGCCATGCAGAAAAAATCATTCTGTTACCGAATAACAGTAATATAATTATGGCTGCAGAACAGGCAGCGAGTGTGTCTGATCTTGAAGTTGCTGTCGTTCCATCCAAATCAGTTCCTCAAGGACTGGCTGCTATGTTATCGTTTAATATGTCTCAATCACTGGAGCAGAACGCAACTGATATGAAAGATGCGATGCAACAAGTGAAAACGGGGGAAGTGACGTATGCTGTTCGTGATACGAGCTTAAACGGGGTGGAAATAAATAAAGGTGACTTCATGGGCATTCATGAAAAAACCATTATATCTACAGGCAATTCAGTCCAAACTGTCGCTAAAGAACTTATTGACAAAATGATTGGCGATGATGGTGAAATTGTGACGATTATTTATGGAAAAGAGCGCTCTGAAGAAGAAGCAAACGAATTAATTGCCTATATTGAGGACAAGCATGAAGAAGTAGAAGTAGAAGTCCATGCAGGAGATCAGCCGCTCTATTCATACATTTTATCTGTAGAATAG
- a CDS encoding Asp23/Gls24 family envelope stress response protein — protein MTIEMNTKFGNIDVSKEVVAVIAGGAAVDCYGIVGMASQKQLKDGITDLLGKENLGRGVVIREKENEEVHIDMYIIVSYGTKISEVAYNVQSKVKYQLEKMLGLKVDSVNIFVQGVRVTNL, from the coding sequence ATGACCATAGAAATGAATACTAAATTCGGCAACATAGATGTTTCAAAAGAAGTTGTGGCCGTGATCGCTGGAGGAGCGGCTGTCGACTGTTATGGGATCGTCGGGATGGCATCACAAAAACAGTTGAAAGACGGAATTACCGACCTATTAGGAAAAGAAAACCTCGGGCGTGGTGTGGTCATTCGTGAAAAAGAGAATGAAGAAGTACATATTGATATGTACATTATCGTAAGTTACGGGACTAAAATCTCAGAAGTGGCTTACAATGTTCAATCAAAAGTGAAATATCAACTGGAAAAAATGTTGGGACTTAAAGTAGATTCAGTAAATATTTTCGTTCAAGGAGTTCGAGTAACGAACCTATAG
- the rpmB gene encoding 50S ribosomal protein L28, giving the protein MARKCVITGKGPKTGNKRSHALNATKRRWGANVQKVRILVDGKPKRVYVSARALKSGKVERV; this is encoded by the coding sequence ATGGCACGAAAATGTGTGATTACAGGAAAAGGCCCTAAAACTGGAAACAAGCGTTCCCACGCTCTAAATGCAACTAAACGTCGTTGGGGTGCAAACGTTCAAAAAGTGCGTATTTTAGTTGACGGTAAACCTAAACGTGTATACGTTTCAGCAAGAGCATTAAAATCTGGCAAAGTTGAGCGTGTATAA
- the spoVM gene encoding stage V sporulation protein SpoVM, translated as MKFYTIKLPKFLGGFVRAVMGTFRKS; from the coding sequence ATGAAATTCTACACGATTAAATTACCTAAATTTCTTGGTGGTTTTGTTCGGGCGGTTATGGGGACTTTCCGGAAAAGTTAG
- a CDS encoding thiamine diphosphokinase, translating into MIYVIMGGGPTNHVPPLSHVQGNYPDARWIGVDRGVIELMDNHISPHVAFGDFDSLTVQEKTRIARTTFNIYTYSEEKDATDMEIALTWAIEQQPEKIIVLGATGGRLDHLFMNAYLLLKGTKENIPIYIEDNWNSVTLLTPGTYNINKSQWTYVSLMPMTSEVKGLSLSGFRYPLNEATLVHGSSLCTSNEILNEHGEISFSHGYLFLFRSKD; encoded by the coding sequence TTGATATACGTCATAATGGGGGGAGGTCCAACCAACCACGTCCCCCCTTTATCTCACGTACAGGGGAATTATCCAGATGCCAGGTGGATCGGTGTTGATCGAGGAGTTATTGAATTAATGGATAATCATATTTCTCCTCACGTGGCATTCGGTGATTTTGATTCATTAACCGTACAGGAAAAGACACGGATAGCGAGGACGACCTTTAATATTTACACATATTCTGAAGAGAAAGATGCCACAGACATGGAAATTGCTCTCACATGGGCTATTGAGCAACAACCAGAAAAAATAATCGTTCTTGGGGCAACAGGCGGAAGACTAGACCATTTATTTATGAACGCCTACTTATTGTTAAAGGGAACAAAAGAAAATATCCCTATCTATATTGAAGATAACTGGAACAGTGTCACACTTTTAACCCCGGGAACATATAACATTAACAAAAGTCAATGGACATATGTCTCTTTAATGCCTATGACTTCTGAAGTAAAAGGACTGTCCCTTTCAGGGTTTCGTTACCCTCTCAACGAGGCTACTCTTGTACATGGCTCAAGTCTTTGTACAAGTAACGAAATTTTAAATGAACATGGGGAAATATCATTTTCACATGGCTATTTATTTCTCTTTCGTTCAAAAGACTAA
- the rpe gene encoding ribulose-phosphate 3-epimerase — MIKIAPSILSADFAKLGDEIKEVDIGGADYIHVDVMDGHFVPNITIGPLIVEAIRPITSLPLDVHLMINNPDHYIPQFVKAGADIISVHAEACPHLHRTIHMIKDSGVKAGVVLNPATPVSHIETILADVDLVLLMTVNPGFGGQSFIHSVLPKIKQIRQWVDDNGQNTDIEVDGGVNEKTASLCIEAGANVLVAGSAVYGQSNRKEAIERIRASL; from the coding sequence ATGATTAAAATAGCCCCTTCTATATTATCAGCAGACTTTGCCAAGCTAGGTGACGAAATAAAGGAGGTAGACATAGGTGGAGCTGATTATATACATGTAGATGTCATGGACGGGCATTTCGTTCCAAATATTACAATAGGTCCACTTATTGTTGAAGCAATCAGACCTATTACATCTTTGCCGCTAGATGTGCATTTAATGATTAATAACCCTGATCATTACATTCCCCAATTTGTTAAAGCTGGAGCTGATATTATAAGTGTCCATGCTGAAGCGTGTCCCCACCTTCATCGAACGATACATATGATAAAAGATAGCGGTGTAAAGGCAGGAGTCGTATTAAATCCGGCCACACCTGTCAGCCACATTGAAACTATCTTAGCAGACGTTGATCTCGTGTTGCTTATGACCGTTAATCCAGGCTTTGGTGGGCAATCTTTTATTCATAGTGTTTTACCGAAAATTAAGCAAATCCGTCAGTGGGTTGATGATAACGGTCAAAACACAGACATTGAAGTGGACGGTGGTGTCAATGAAAAAACGGCGTCACTTTGCATTGAAGCAGGAGCCAATGTTTTAGTTGCAGGTTCAGCGGTGTACGGTCAATCGAATAGAAAAGAAGCGATTGAGAGAATTAGAGCTTCATTGTAA
- the rsgA gene encoding ribosome small subunit-dependent GTPase A translates to MAVGRITKALSGFYYVENEDGVFQCRGRGNFRKRKISPLVGDWVTFESSNRTDGYILELADRKNELVRPPISNVEQAILVFSVAQPTFNPVLLDRFLVHVEANDVTPIICLSKIDLLAEIEEAEIAEYRHIYQTIGYDVVKTSVYIEETLEKLKPYLQHKVSVFSGQSGVGKSSLLNALKPGLNIETNDISKSLGRGKHTTRHVELISLDEGGYVADTPGFSSLDFQGIKAEELSHYFPEMISRINECKFRGCLHVNEPSCAVKQAYEEGKIAAHRYEHYLQFIDDISSQKRRY, encoded by the coding sequence ATGGCAGTTGGAAGAATTACGAAAGCTTTAAGTGGTTTTTATTATGTAGAAAACGAGGATGGTGTGTTCCAATGCAGGGGGAGAGGTAATTTTCGCAAACGAAAGATCTCTCCTCTCGTAGGTGACTGGGTGACATTTGAGTCTTCTAATCGTACAGATGGGTATATTTTAGAATTAGCTGATCGAAAGAATGAGCTTGTTCGCCCGCCCATTTCTAATGTTGAACAAGCGATTCTTGTTTTTTCTGTCGCCCAGCCTACATTTAATCCAGTGCTTCTCGACCGGTTTCTCGTTCATGTTGAAGCGAATGACGTCACACCTATTATCTGTCTGTCTAAAATCGACCTTCTGGCTGAAATAGAAGAAGCAGAAATAGCTGAATATCGTCATATTTATCAGACTATCGGCTATGACGTTGTAAAAACATCGGTTTACATTGAAGAAACTTTAGAGAAACTTAAGCCTTATTTACAACATAAGGTTTCGGTATTCTCCGGGCAATCAGGTGTTGGAAAATCCTCCTTATTGAATGCACTTAAACCGGGGTTAAATATTGAAACAAATGACATTTCAAAAAGTCTGGGCAGAGGCAAGCATACCACACGTCATGTGGAGCTTATTTCACTAGATGAAGGAGGCTATGTGGCAGATACACCAGGTTTTAGTTCGTTAGATTTTCAAGGCATTAAAGCTGAGGAATTATCTCACTATTTTCCTGAAATGATCAGTCGAATAAATGAATGCAAATTCAGAGGGTGTTTACATGTTAATGAACCTTCATGCGCCGTTAAACAGGCGTATGAGGAAGGGAAAATTGCCGCCCATCGCTATGAACATTATTTACAATTTATTGACGACATATCTAGTCAAAAACGGAGGTATTAA
- the pknB gene encoding Stk1 family PASTA domain-containing Ser/Thr kinase, giving the protein MKENRRINDRYEIIRPIGGGGMADVYLAKDLILDRHVAVKMLKEQFSKDDEFIRRFRREAQSATSLSHPNIVSIFDVGEEEDLYYIVMEYVKGQTLKDYITQKGKVTVDGTIGILQQIISAVKNAHQNHIVHRDIKPHNILIDEDGTAKVTDFGIARAISEATITHTNSVLGSVHYLSPEQARGGQVTYKSDLYSLGVLAYEMLSGEVPFKGDTAVAVAIKHLQEPLPLLKEKDPSIPQSVENFVMKATAKDPLKRFSTTDEMLRDLTTVLDPERQFEAPRYIDEPDEDITKAIPLSSIQEVDNFEETKMHAAGEQETTAFKKEKQKVPGNNTQTNKKKKGLKFWVKLAILGVLFIIGLIVVAIYFIPSWLHVEEVEIPEDLIGMPYEEAYEVLSDLNLKVEQELRYDEEVETGHVISHRPGGGQLVKVETTVTVVVSEGNEPIEMDNFIGQSRSQAEGMLEGFSDVNVQFEETSDYSDDTVIEQDPSAGETVIPRETIVNLTVSERPAYVMSNLYNMTREEVNDMFSENDLITIEEDEDYHSTVEEGRVISQSPSRGTEIRERITASVVYSRGPEPLEVEEPISVSVPFRVEVPKNNNENSYRIRISVTDMDHRTPNQIIDEDISSDETFEIPMTVAPEESGYIILYVEDEEFSQSPYEYPYEELRQYQ; this is encoded by the coding sequence ATGAAGGAAAATAGGAGAATAAATGACCGCTATGAAATCATCCGTCCTATCGGTGGGGGGGGAATGGCCGATGTATATTTGGCAAAAGACTTAATATTAGATCGCCATGTTGCCGTAAAAATGCTAAAAGAGCAATTCTCTAAAGATGATGAATTTATACGTCGCTTTAGACGTGAAGCACAATCCGCTACAAGTTTGTCTCATCCAAATATCGTCAGTATTTTTGACGTGGGCGAGGAAGAAGATCTTTACTATATTGTCATGGAATATGTGAAAGGTCAAACTCTTAAAGACTATATAACTCAAAAAGGTAAGGTAACGGTCGATGGAACGATAGGTATTTTACAGCAAATCATTTCCGCTGTGAAGAACGCCCACCAAAATCATATTGTGCACAGAGATATTAAACCGCATAATATTTTAATTGATGAAGACGGGACTGCAAAAGTGACGGACTTTGGCATTGCCCGTGCCATAAGCGAAGCGACGATTACACATACAAATTCTGTACTAGGATCGGTTCATTATTTATCACCGGAACAGGCACGTGGGGGACAAGTGACGTATAAATCTGATCTATATTCACTCGGTGTATTAGCTTATGAAATGCTTTCTGGTGAGGTGCCTTTTAAAGGTGACACAGCTGTGGCAGTAGCTATTAAGCATTTACAGGAGCCGCTCCCTCTTCTAAAGGAGAAAGACCCTTCAATTCCACAAAGTGTGGAAAATTTTGTGATGAAAGCAACAGCAAAAGATCCATTGAAAAGATTTAGCACCACAGATGAGATGCTGAGGGACCTTACAACTGTTTTAGATCCGGAACGTCAGTTTGAAGCACCGAGATATATTGATGAACCTGATGAAGATATAACTAAAGCTATCCCTTTGTCAAGCATTCAAGAAGTGGATAATTTTGAGGAAACGAAAATGCATGCGGCTGGAGAACAGGAAACGACTGCATTTAAGAAAGAGAAACAGAAAGTTCCTGGGAATAATACGCAGACTAATAAAAAGAAAAAGGGATTAAAATTTTGGGTTAAATTAGCTATACTAGGTGTACTCTTTATTATAGGTCTTATAGTGGTCGCGATTTATTTTATTCCTAGCTGGCTTCATGTGGAAGAAGTTGAAATTCCCGAAGATCTTATTGGTATGCCGTACGAAGAGGCCTATGAGGTGTTATCAGACTTAAATTTAAAGGTTGAGCAGGAGCTTCGGTATGATGAAGAGGTGGAGACGGGACATGTTATTTCCCACCGACCTGGAGGTGGCCAGCTCGTAAAAGTAGAAACGACTGTCACAGTGGTAGTAAGCGAAGGGAATGAGCCGATTGAAATGGATAATTTTATTGGTCAATCACGTTCACAGGCAGAAGGAATGCTTGAAGGCTTTTCGGATGTCAATGTGCAATTCGAAGAAACATCTGATTATAGTGATGATACCGTGATTGAACAAGATCCTTCTGCTGGGGAAACGGTTATACCTCGGGAGACCATTGTTAATTTAACAGTGAGTGAACGTCCCGCGTATGTTATGAGTAATTTATATAATATGACACGTGAAGAAGTCAATGATATGTTTTCTGAAAATGATCTGATTACAATCGAAGAGGACGAAGATTATCATTCAACTGTGGAAGAGGGGCGTGTCATTTCTCAATCCCCTTCTCGAGGGACTGAAATACGTGAGAGAATTACTGCTTCCGTTGTCTATTCACGGGGGCCAGAACCTCTTGAAGTGGAAGAGCCTATTTCTGTTTCAGTTCCGTTTCGGGTTGAAGTCCCTAAGAACAATAATGAGAACTCTTATCGTATTCGTATCTCTGTGACAGATATGGATCATAGAACGCCTAATCAAATTATTGATGAAGATATTTCCTCAGATGAAACATTTGAGATACCGATGACTGTCGCTCCTGAAGAGTCTGGCTATATTATTCTTTACGTAGAGGACGAAGAATTTTCTCAGTCACCATATGAATATCCGTACGAAGAACTGCGACAGTATCAGTAA
- a CDS encoding Stp1/IreP family PP2C-type Ser/Thr phosphatase, producing MEGIFRTDTGKLRPHNEDSGAVKENNFGQLLAIVADGMGGHQAGDVASQMARDSMLAHWEQMTEFLSPINAEKWLQETVSKVNETIYMHALDNPKCEGMGTTLVAAVCSHEFVTFSNVGDSRVYMFEDNILKQMTEDHSLVGELVRSGQLSQEEADHHPRKNVLMRALGTDRAIEVDVATVSWKDSSLLMLCTDGLTNMLTDNDMITHLSQENDLASICDNLITDANDSGGEDNISISLVRHNEKDVTIS from the coding sequence ATGGAAGGTATTTTTCGCACCGACACTGGTAAACTTAGGCCTCATAACGAAGATAGTGGCGCAGTGAAAGAAAATAATTTCGGACAGCTATTGGCGATTGTTGCTGATGGAATGGGAGGTCATCAAGCCGGTGATGTAGCGAGTCAGATGGCACGTGATAGTATGCTGGCTCATTGGGAACAAATGACTGAATTTTTATCCCCGATTAATGCTGAAAAATGGTTACAAGAGACAGTTAGTAAAGTGAATGAAACAATTTATATGCATGCGCTTGATAATCCAAAATGTGAAGGCATGGGGACGACATTAGTTGCAGCAGTATGCTCACACGAGTTTGTCACCTTTTCGAATGTGGGGGATTCGCGCGTCTATATGTTTGAGGACAACATTTTAAAACAAATGACTGAAGACCATTCACTTGTAGGTGAACTTGTAAGGTCTGGACAATTAAGTCAGGAAGAGGCGGACCACCACCCGAGAAAAAACGTCCTTATGCGCGCTTTAGGGACAGATAGAGCTATAGAGGTTGACGTGGCCACGGTAAGCTGGAAGGATAGTTCTCTCCTTATGCTCTGTACGGATGGCTTAACCAATATGCTGACAGATAACGATATGATAACCCATCTATCTCAAGAGAACGATTTAGCGTCGATTTGTGATAACTTAATTACCGATGCCAATGACTCTGGTGGAGAGGACAATATTTCCATCTCATTAGTTCGTCATAATGAGAAGGATGTGACCATTTCATGA